In the Callospermophilus lateralis isolate mCalLat2 chromosome 7, mCalLat2.hap1, whole genome shotgun sequence genome, taaaaagggctggggatatagttcagtgatagggtgcccctgggttcaatccctagtacagaaataaataaataaataaacaaataaaataaggaaaGTTTGTCTGCTTGCTAATTAAGATTTATTATAAAACCATGGCTATTAAGGCAGTGTGATTTTGGTACAGGGAGTTAAATTAACCAGTGACATAGAATAGAAAGTGTTCAAACTGATACACAATTGTAGATCCGTGGGAAAGGAgaggctcctcaggaaaaaagtgctgagccacatccccagcctgttttatttGTTACTTTgagacagacttttttttttttttttttttttttgtactgaggattgaactcaggggcgcttaaccactgaggcatgtccccagacctattttgtattttaattagagacagggtctcattgaattgcttggGGGCTTGCTAAGTtattaaggttggctttgaactcttgatcctcctgcctcagcctcccacaccgTGGGATTATAGGCACTGTGCCCAgagagacaaagtcttgctaagttgctttggagtgcactaaattgctgaggctggcctcaaacttaaaaTCCCCTACCTTAGCCTTCTgcattgctaggattacaggtatatgccaccatgGTCAGCTGAAAACCTTAATATTTAATCAACAAAGTGGTACATGAATAGGGAACTGTCAATCATATTTCCACCCCCAAAACACTGCAGGCTATAGTGCATATGAAGATATTACTGAACTGTGAACCACAAGATATTGGGACACTAACTCTGTCAAtgataatttaattaaaatatttgagtGTTCTAaagaaactccagtttggctagtattttattttcttatgccTCTGAAACATATAGAGATAAGAGCAAATgttattaacatttttatttttgccataaacatttttccttttataattttataaacttAACAGTCACtacaaattctgtagagaaagaACAGGGAATACAGAAAAAAGGGAAGAGCCCCAGGGACATTTTTCAAGTTTATCATGATATGAATTCAggtgcctgatttttttttttttttttttttttttggccaagtGTGAGGGAATTAACTTGGAGGAGAACTGGCAGGATCTGGGTGAGGAGATAGGtataaaaggaaaattggaataaaatatgctcaggGAAAATATAGCACCTGGAGTGGGGAAACCTGTATTGAGGAAGAAAAAATTGATCTCCTGAAGACCATTGGGTTTATAATCATTTGCCTGAGGATCCTGAGCATGAAGTCCTGGCTCAGTCTGGATATTCAGTGCCCTCTCAGCCTTCTGAAGTCACTATTGCCTTTTGAGTTGGGATCTCctaccttttttgttttgttttggtattagggatttaTTGCCGGGGCACATAactactgagccccatccccagcccttttttatttttttcattttgaaaaaaccTCCTTTAGTTGttaaggctagccttgaacttgcatgaATCTCCCACTTCTGATTGctacaggacaaaaaaaaaagaaagaaagaaagaaagaaaaaagccagAATTGACTATTTAATTAAAGGAGAAAGGAACCAACTAACGAAACAAAAGAGCTTCTAGCACAGAGCAGGGAGAGTTGTTGCATGGTTTCCTGGAATCCACAACAGTGATTCTTAGCTGGAGCTCACTTGGGCTTTGTAACCATGGTTTTCCAAGGCTCCACGgtataaaaatagaatatttatttaaaaaataaaacccgaCGACTAAGCCACTGCTGTTCCTACTTACAGTGAAAACTGCCTCAAGACTCCCAGAGCACAAACCCGTGTAATCTggtgaatgtgcccctcatgtaaCAAGGTCCCCTGACACAGGCTGTTGGCTTCCTAGTCCCAGGGTGACTCGGTAGGTGCTCAGTGAATAGCACCTAGAGACCCTGGAAACGGATCCTCAGAGAGCCTTTCTTGGGTGTCAAAAGCTCTTCTGACAACCAGAGCGAGTGTATGTAGTGAACAAAGAGCCTCCTGTATCTTTCCTTCCACCCCCACCCCTTTGGAAGTGGAATGAACACATTCAGCTGACTTTTCTTCACCACCTGGGTTTGTGAATATTTACGATCCATGGGCCACCTCTCTAACCTCTACCTCTATTTTTCTGTTGACTCACAGATTCCCAGGGAGAGAAGTACGTGAGATACGGAGAAAGATATCAGTGGTTAACAGGGGGTTCCATGTGAGGAATAAAATACATGTGTGACTTTTGTTGTTATGAAAGGGTCAAATTATATTAAGCTGGAAAGGATACTGGTGTATGTgaatatttgttcttctttttttctttatttattactTACCAAGATCTCCTGTTAATCCCAATAATTCATGGCTTCCCAGGATTAAAGAGTATCTCAACTGATATGGTAATAAACAATGCAACTCGGCTACATACAAGCTTTGCTCCCTTGTCTATATTCTTCTCGTCAGACAATTCATAGTTCAAGAGAAAGTTTATAAAGCTTCATAAAGCATGTTTACAGATACTAACCACACATCAGGGTCAAACAACTTTTCCTATCAAGAAATGATGTCTGGCGTctaacataaaatttattttttgcaaCCCCATCTAATTTCCTCTGAAATGCTCTGCGGTGTTGAAACACAACTGTATGCTGCTGATTCCTTGTAAATACCTTTTTTTGTAGATTTTGTTTATGGAAAGTGGTGTATTTCTGAAAATAGATAGATATAATTTTGAAAGTGCAAAATAAGCTTACCTTTGAAATCTACCCAATAGTAAACCACTTTGTAATGTGATTTATTTGccttacttctggcaaaatgcacTTTTGAAGCAACTCCATCCTATTACTGAATTTGGGTTTTGGACAACTAACCAATGATATAATTGTATGCTGGTTAGAAATAGGGTAAAGGCTACTGGAAAAGTTGCACTATCTTTTCCAATTATGTTAATAATGGTATGCTTTCCTTTGGTTACAATGTTATAATTCCAATGTTAAAAATGTAACCCAATTATTTCATCGTTTGTTGCTGTCATGGGCACAGCATCAGGAAAAATGAGGAGGTTAAAAACATTTTTGCcttctgttctttgaaaaaaaattcactgTGATGCTCCAGCATTTTTGCTTCATGATGGGTAGTTTGTGTGATGGAGCAATGGTGTGTAATATTTGTGTCCTACGTTGTAGTGGCCACTCTGTGGTCATAAGGATTGGAAATACACAGCCCCTGTCTAGCTCTACTGGGGAAAATTTTGTATTTACACTGTAGTTTTTGTGGAGTGGGAGGAACAATCACAAGGGATCAAGAGACATGAGTTCTCAGCTTGGTTTAGTTCTTTGACACCAATGTGTCCAAGGGCAATTCCCTAAACAGATATGACTTCAGTTCCTGTGTCGGAAGGAAAATTAATCCTTATCTTCCTTGTTTATTAACATTTGGGTGTTAACAAAATTAAATAATGTTCATGAATATGTTTTATAACTGTGAAGATACTGTTCAGATGCTTATAATGCTAAAAAGTCAGAAGACAGTTCTATGCTACCCGAATGTGCACAGACATGTAGGTCTGAAAGAGAGGAGAGgggtaaggagaaaaaaaaaaattaaagaacactTGGCTTTGAAAACTGAGTGGTATCTAGGGAAGAGGAATGTAGGACAGAGTTGAGAAGAGGAGTCAAAAGATTGGAATGCAAAAGCAGTTTCTCTGTCAGAGTAGAAAAAGCTCTACCCAGACCCTAGAAATTCAAGAATTAGTGTTCCTACAGAGCCCGGAATTTAGGATGACACCTGTGAACTTGAATGCATTCCATCTTTAAGTTCAAATATACGTATACTTCACAGCATAAAATTCTTCTATCAACAATTCTATGATGGTATCATCACTAAATCCACgtaaagatgaggaaactggtCTTAGAGATGCTCAGTCCTTGCCCAAGATAAGCCAGCACATGAGAGAAGAAGGAAATGAGTTTATAACAGTTGCCTCTGAGGGCCATGTACTTTTGtctcactgagaaaaaaaaaaaaaaaaaagataacctgTCTCCAGTCTCCACTCCCCAAAGAAATAAGTAAGAATGTGAATATAAAGAAGCAGAAACCTGTGTCGAATTAACCATGGAGTTTACCCAGCCTACTATTTGACAGAGATCAGCCACCCAGGatctttatattcttttttctctttcttaggTACCATACAGGACTCAATGAAGAGAGAGAATCGCACTTTGGTGAGTGAGTTTATTTTTCAAGGGTTCTCCAGCTTCCGTGAACACCAGCTCACACTCTTTGTCATGTTCCTTGCACTGTACATATTAACCCTGGCAGGCAATGTCATCATCGTGACCATAATCAGCCTGGATCGTCATCTCCActcccccatgtacttcttcctcagtACGCTCTCAGCTTCGGAGACAGTGTACACACTTGTCATTCTACCAAAGATGCTCTGTGACCTCACAGGTGCCCGTCAGCCCATCTCCCTGGCTGGCTGTGCGGCTCAAATGTTCTTTTTCGTCACTTTGGCCATTAACAACTGCTTCCTGCTCACAGCCATGGGGTATGACCGCTACGTGGCCATCTGCAACCCCCTGAGATACACAGTTATCATGAGCAAGAGGGTGTGCTTCCAGCTGGTGGGGGGGGCCTGCAGCATTGGCCTAATTGTAGCAGTGACGCAGGTGTCGGCTGTGTTCCGACTGCCCTTCTGTGCCACCAAGGTGGCCCACTTCTTCTGTGACATCCGCCCCGTGATGAAGCTCTCCTGCATCGACACCACTGTCAATGAGATCCTGACTCTAGTCATCAGTGTGCTGGTGATCCTGATTCCTATGGGCTTGGTTTTCATTTCCTACATCCTCATCATCTCCGCCATACTCAAGATTGCTTCAGCTGAGGGCCGGAAGAAGGCCTTCGCCACCTGTGCCTCCCACCTCACAGTGGTCATCGTCCACTATGGCTGTGCCTCCATCGCCTACCTCAAGCCCAAGTCGGAGAACACCAGGGATGAGGACCAGCTGATCTCGGTGACCTACACTGTCATCACCCCGCTCCTGAACCCCGTGGTCTACACCCTGAGGAACAAAGAGGTCAAGGATGCTCTGAGTAGGGCTATTGGCCGAACACTCTCCTGACAGGTGGATCCATTTCAAATAGTGTCTTGCAAGGTTCTCTAGACAGGAAAAGTGGAGCAGTGCCCAGTCACTAGAGTTAAGATTCTGGAGACCATGAAGCAGTGATTTGTTGAGAGGGGGAGAGAACAAAGGCACTAGAAATTCAGACACTTGAGAATGGAAGGCAGCTCTCCAAATCCCAAACAAACCTGCAGCTCACATGAACAAGGATAGAGAGAGAGCTCACTGGCATTGGGGAGTGGATGGCTGTCTGGACAGCCAGGGACTGAATGAAATCAGGGCTGCAGATAGAATTAATGAGGGGAGACTGATCTAAGGCTGGGGCAAAGctttaaatatataacattttttgggggggaggggggacatAGAGTTTCTCCTTACCCATTTGGAGACATGCAGGTTTAAAAGCTAactaaagtcattttttttttcatggacaaTTCTAGTTCTTTTGCATCATAGATGTCATAAATCAAGTGGATTACAGAGACAAGCATCTATAAAATTCAGCAGCATAAAGTTTAGATCTTTTTCCTATAAGTTCCAGGTTTACCAAATAGGAAAATAGGTATCTGTGTTTTTAGGATcatataaaagaaatatttttagaatgtgATTAAAACCCCTTGGCGATCATATCTTCATTTATATTGTGAGAATGTGCTAATATTGTTGGTGATACTCTATGTAAGGAATTATTTCTGGGGGAGGAGAGAGTGTAGACCAGTTTTAAATCATTGGGCCTTCAGAGATCTTTGCAGAATGAACAGAATCTACTGGTGAACACAAGTCATGCATACAATTATAGTGAACATctcacacaatatcttttttttgttgttgtttttttgtaccaggaattgaatccaggggcacttaagcactgagccacatccccagtcctttctacattttatttagagacaaggtctcactgatttacttagggccttgctaaattgctgacgtTGGCTTtggactctccatcctcctgcctcagctggctgagccacagggattacaggcgtgtgactCTGCACCTGGCTCACATGATATCCTTTTGGATGACAGTGTGAAATAAGCAGTGAATGGGACCCTGGAGTCAGCTGAAGGGACTATTCCGCCCACTTGTACAAGTGATGTGTTTTCACAGGACATATCCTCCTTTGTGTTAATTTCAAAAGCTAATATTAcatctaaatatttaaatttttcaaataaCTCACTAAGGTTTATTCTTACACAGATTCAATTACATATTTTGGGAAATTTCTGGTGAAATCCAAGAGAACCCCAAATAGGAGTTACCCTATACTTTCCAATGGTTGCTTTTACTTTcactcaataaataaatactttttatttttattttttggtagccTTAAAAATGCTGCCCTATACCTTCAACCTTCCGGATAATAAGTCTAGGTCTGCAAACATTGCTACTTAATGTGTTAGGTAGCAATTTTTAGTTAGCAGGAGTGAGTGGAAATAACATAAACACTGGAATAAAAAGATTCAATTTTGGACTCTACTTCTTATTCACCATATATATTTCGACAAATCTTTAAATTTCTCTGAGCCTCCGTTTCTTTATCTGTGAAACCTATATCCAGAGTTTCTTGTCAAACACAAAAGTcctttggaaatgaaaaaaaaaaggataaatatcCTTTATTCTTGTTAGAGTGAGAAAATAGCTATATTCCCCATAAACTCATCTTCccttatctgcaaaatggggttACCAATCCCCGCTCTGTTCTCCCCACTGAACTGTGGTATGAATCAACTCCACTACAATAAACACAGCAGGCACAGCTGTGGGACTGCAGGAAGTATTCAGAACGACAATGTATTATTACTGCTATCATCATTAGTATTAGCTATCATCATCCACACACTCTTATCTCCCcgaatttttctagccattttatattattttactgATCTCTTTAACTCTTACCTTCCTCCCGTGTACTCTTCAGTCCTAATTGTTATTCCATTCTGTCATTTTGTCTGTAAATCATATGTTTTCGGTCTCTCACAAAAGAATATTTATTTCCAAAACCTTtcatttctgctttgttagcaattcCAGTAGTTAATGCCTGATTTCCTGCTCCACATCAAGCACTTTCACCTTTGTACTTCAGCGAATTTCAAACTCTTTACCATGATTCATGGCCCCCGGTACTAAATGAACGTTATAGCAACCAGATACATACGTATACATCTGTGTCTGTGTACACACCTACAAACCAAAGCACAACAGTCACAGGACAGGAGTTAATCTTAACTCATGCAGTACATTCTCATGTTTTTCACTCAAGTCTGTTCTgctttcttctatttcattttacttaaaaggttttgcatatatatatatatatatatatatatatatatatatatatataaatagagacaCATCTACTATACATTTTGACTAATCATTCAATGATTGAGCGTTaaaaatctgtttttaactgAAGTCAATGCCGAAGCCCGGTATCAAATGACTTTATTTCTGGGATactacaataaaatttaaaatgttattttagaaAATTGGAGTTTTATTATTAAACTCATCATGCTAAACAGTGGACATTTTAGAAGAGAGACATTTAGACATTATTTTCAGCTTCTAAATCATTCCAGCAGTCACTAAAACA is a window encoding:
- the LOC143404598 gene encoding olfactory receptor 10J1-like — translated: MKRENRTLVSEFIFQGFSSFREHQLTLFVMFLALYILTLAGNVIIVTIISLDRHLHSPMYFFLSTLSASETVYTLVILPKMLCDLTGARQPISLAGCAAQMFFFVTLAINNCFLLTAMGYDRYVAICNPLRYTVIMSKRVCFQLVGGACSIGLIVAVTQVSAVFRLPFCATKVAHFFCDIRPVMKLSCIDTTVNEILTLVISVLVILIPMGLVFISYILIISAILKIASAEGRKKAFATCASHLTVVIVHYGCASIAYLKPKSENTRDEDQLISVTYTVITPLLNPVVYTLRNKEVKDALSRAIGRTLS